The sequence below is a genomic window from Nicotiana tomentosiformis chromosome 6, ASM39032v3, whole genome shotgun sequence.
GAAAAGGAGTTCAACAGTTAAGATCCCTGGTACTGCTAGGGCAAACAAGAAGAGAAAAGTTGCATCTTCTATCCCTGTAGagactcctcctacaagaggaagagctacaaggagtcagaagaagTAGAGTGAGGTTAAATTGGAAAAAGCCTtagaagaaagtaagagaaaagttgttgctaagggaaagaagaagatggttgagcctgttgaggcagttgaaattgaggagatgGACCTGGTTCTTTGTGATGAAGAGGAGGTAGAAGAAATGGAGGTTGTGACTCCGAAGGCAAAGAAAGTCAAGACTTCCACAAAGAAGTCTGTTTAAAAAACACAGTCTGCAGAGCCCTCTACTTTGGCTAAAAGAACCAGGCTTGTATTTAAATCTAGAAAAGTGAAAATAATGGAGGAAGAAGAATGGAGTGGAAAATAATCTAGAAAAGAGAGCTAGTGCAAAGACTTTAGCTCTTGTTGAGTCACTTTTAACAACCCACAACCCTTTCTTGTTAGCTAAAGCGTAGAAATTGATAAATTGTCTAGCTTCCTTCACATCCTTAAATGTCATCCTAAGCTCCAACTCCTTGAAGTTTTCTAACCTATCAGAAACTACTCTCCTCCTTTGCTTGTTAATGCTCTCAAGTTCTTCATAATCATAGCCATTATAATCAGATTCAAAAAAATTATAGGAACCAAGGCTATGTTCACAATCATTAGCTACTTCAACATCTACACCATAAGTTTCAGTATGGTATGTAATGTCTTGTGCATTGACTGTCAATTCAGACTCAGGAGAAATTATTTATCAATAATCCGTCAACAGTGGGTCACATGTAAAAGAGGAGACAAAAAAATAGAGTCCAAATTAGTCATTTGTGTATAACATGCATATCAAGCAAATGCATGTGGCCTTTATACATATGTATTAAACAAACCTAAAACCCCACCGAAAAAATTTAAATCAAGATAAAAGAGCAAAATACAACTTATCTTGATGTATTATATCACTCTTCAGACGGAACTTTAGTTGAAATTCTCCTTCGATCCACCGTACTTCACTAGTCAGAAAACCCTAGGAGAGCCGATTGAACAAGAGAAGGAAAATGGGGGAAATAACAATGAAAGGTCTGATTTTTTTGGTTAAAAGATATTAAGTGAAGGGGGGTAAAAAGGTGGGGAGGGGTGGGTGAAATAAGTCAGGTGGGGGGGCTGGTAAAATAATATTGGGGGGTGGGTTGATTAAGACACCTGTCATTTCATGATTCTTTTGGACaaagtaaatattttaattagtAGATGTTAGTGGAAAAGGGTAGAATTAGGTTCATTCTTTAACGGTAGGGGTATTAGTAGGCTCGAGTTGAAACggaggttataattgatccatttcgaataccacagAGTCATTTTTGTGCTTTTTCCCTAGAATAAATACAACAAAAAATCAAGTGTAGATTAGAGATGTTACGGGGTACAAAAAGGAGCTAGTAGATAGTAAGTGTTATtccacaaatatataattagCTATTTTTTCTTTGAGGCGTAGTTGACTATTAACAACCTTCCTAGAAGGAAGTTAAAGTTCTAGGTGCTTTTTGGGTGCATCAATTTGGTTGTTGGTATGGTAATATTTCACATTTATTaccaaaaaaaagtaaaaaaagctTTTACATTTGAAGAGCGAAAAATCCCATAAAACAAGTGTTGGTAATAAACTACAGAAGAAGTGAATTTGTATTTCTTTAGTTAGCATTGGTTTCAAGTTGGTTCTAATTTGggctttgtttgagttactatttAAGAGAAacttatgggctataaaatttattgttCATTAAAAGTTTTAGGGGAATATATTTAGCTATACTATAATAGAAATCTATTTACCACTTTTATTTAGGTTCATACTTAATTACATTTTATATCTATATTTACCATTTATGTATAAAAtcataaaagagaagaaaagggaAGATTTCTTAAATTTAGCATTCCACTCTCTCTCTTTCACCAATCTCCTTCCTAAAAATTTGAATTTcatcttttttttcaaaatatttcacATCTCATTCTCTCCATCCCATACTTATCACGCAAAATCGGTACTTCTCTCGGAATGCAAACGAAAATGGCAAAAACTTTATATCTAAAATTGTAGCAGCAAAGAGTTCTCCATTGAATCTATTAACAAGTTTTGAAACTTTGAATTCAATATTCGGAATTTACTAATTTGTGATTTATTTGAATTTGGTGTTCTTGCAAATGATGGATATTATACCTTGTAGTTTATATCACAATTTTGAGAAAAATTGATTAAGTTTAGAGTTGGGAGTTGGTTTTAGGTAAAACTTCAGACTGAAACTCGAACGAAACGAAGTTGAAGGAATTGTATGATAAATGTATCATAATTAATTTAGAATTATGTCACAATTGTATTTAAATTGTATCTTACTTTTATCTGATATATCAACACCTAAAACAAAATCTAATGCAAttttaatataattataatataatattaaatcAGATTTTAAGTTTAGAgttgtgattgaaacttgaagaagaagaatgtcACAATTGTATCATAAATTTTCAGAATGTATCGGAGTTTGTATCACAATTGTGTCTGATAATTGTATTAGTAATGTATCCGGTATTATTTTAGGTATTAATATATCATATATAAGTTAGATATAATTGTGATACAAGTATGATACATTTATGATACAATTATATTTTAGGTATTGATGTATCAGATACAATTCTGATACAATTTTAATACAGTTATCATGCAATTCCTgcaacttcttcttcttcgagtttcaatctaaaTTTTTACCTAAAACCAGCTCTATACTTAACCAATCTCCCTCAAAATTTTAAACTCTAATAtcaaattcaaagcttcaaaacttttttatttaatatttagcAGCCATATTAATTTAAATTAATCTACTACTTATTTTTCTCATTAATAAAATTTCGTACAGTAAACTTTGTGTGTGTTGATGAGTGCCAAACATTATATGTGATTTTCATCGTAGAAAATAGGGACCACCATTAAGTGAAAAACTACGTAAATTGGCAGTCAAATTTGCATAGAAAAAGAGGGAGAGAGGAGAGAAGGAAAAAAAGGAAGGATATAATTGAAGACATTAATAATAGGATGAGAGCTTTTAAGGGGGATagtatataaattgttaaaaaagTTAAGATAATTATTGAAAACTGAAAATTTTTGAGAAAAAAGTGTTAAATAAGTCCTTACTATAGTATTGTTTACCTtaaaattcgagtaacaattaaacttatttagtgattttaagtatacgtgatttaattcaataccaattgataaacaaggaaTTAAAAAGATaatctgaataataaaataaatcaaaccagtgttctagcagagctttcgacctcgattcgagatggtctcgaggttggatAAGGAGAACAATAAAAAACAGaaaaataaacaatgatgaacagtaatagatagtaagtgaaatagagagcAACGTTTTTTATAGATGTTTCTCAGTGaatcttctcctacaaatgaaCGAGGTCTttatttatatagtagaggaatcctaaataaggtacaattatTATAACGAAAACAAATCTCATGATTggcgtcaataaccgcttgattcgatctgATCCGGGATTTCTgccgagatcttcggtcggttgctaatatttCGCCATTCCattattacgccttactcgaagtcggtcacgctcggtctcgatcttcagtgagcacttcgatcttcatgctccatactctgccattgagctcgagcctggtctattacgagcttactctcgagggagctcctcgtgcctatgaaatcggacatgcccgatttcgaccgaatacagatagtccctgcatttcttggaataaaatgataagaaatgcTTTGAGCCTTGATTTTCTGAAACCTCGATCATGACGTCATCCTTATGACGTAAGTGACGGATGTAATCGAAATGTCCCTCAGTTCAGTTCCCCAAATCATTAATGCTTGTAAGTTAGCGGTCGGCCACTAACGCCACCGAACCATTGCCATGAACCTATAAATACATGCTccttcattgaatcaaactttacttttgcTCTAATCAAACCTCTAAGTATTCTCACTTTTTTCGTCTCCTCATTATTGTCGTCTGTAGAGCCACCGTCGTTGACACTGAAACCACCAGTTTTTCATCTTTCTTGGTTCTTATTTACTTATACAAATGGCGAAAACCTCAAAGACTGTACCGCAGAAGAAAAAAGCTTCTTGCTCCTCTTCACGACCGTCCGACAGCAAGGGGCCGGTGGAGCCGCTTCCCTATGAATATGCTCCCGGCCCGTATACTCTAAAATTCGACTTCAAGATCGAAAACCCTTCATCGATCCCGGGCCAATGTGAACaagtgtcgatgtacatgtgcacAATATCGAAGAGCCACCTCGAGGCCATGAAGAGGGACTGCAACTAGGGTCCCGAGGTCGTGGTGCAAATTCCTActcccgaagagagcatcaccacttatgtggaggggttcttaagtgtttacacttaccccttcacattgggtcccctcGACCTAATGATTATTAATCTctgtaaaagatatcaggtcaccatCGATCAAATCTACCcctctctatggcgcatagtaatcatGCTGCGCTTTTTCTCTAGCAAGGTCGAGGGGCTAGAATTTACTCTAAATCACCTCATGCGGTATACCGGCCTCAAATCTaccgaggactaatcaggctccaacGCCGGGCAACGAAGGCCTTaatctcgagcatcgacgaggacaaggatcggggttggatgagccatTTTATACGGGTGAGGACCTGCGACATTATCccagaagagaagatgtcgttcctcGATGAGTGGAACTTCAACCGTAAGCGATCTTTTCAACTTTGTTCTTTGTACCTTCTTCGACTTCGCCTGATATCCCCTTTCGACATGCAGCTATTCCTTGGATGCCTCAAGCGGTACCTGACCTTgaagattgggttcggaagttagcctcaacttccacatatgccgagcgcgcatggcgtgatttggcaaagggCAGATGAGAGGCCAAGAACCACGGTAGGGATCTCCTTTTTCATGTTCTAAAACACCTTTTATACTCCATTCATCATTAATTTTCTTTCATACAGGCCTgaccaaggatgccattttgaggtCTTCAAGTGGCGAGGAAGAAAACAAGTCCCCGGTTTTGAAGCCGGGGGAAGACAAGAAGAGGAAAACTGTCTCGCAGTCTGAGGACCCCAAGACCAaacctcgaagggtgaggaggaaagtaATCGCTCTCACGATGGACCCAGTCTAAAAATTGAGagacgaagaagaggaagaagagaaaAATGCCTCGCCACTGATGGTCCGACCTAGGAAAGCCGTCGAGGTCACCAAACCTTCTAAGCCGACGGCGGCTGCTAAAATCAAGCCTCGTGTCGAGGAGGCTTCCAAAAAGAAATCGGGTGAGGATCCCGAATTACCAGAGGTCGAGACTGTTTCTCGGCCATATGCAACTACACCGGACGGGGCCGGTTCTAAGACCCCGAAAATCGATCAGAGCGTCCCGAGCGACTTGCTCGGGACCATGACAGCATGTCACTTACCTTCTCTTCTGACCTTTTCTGATGAGGCACTAAGGGAAGCTCGTGAGTTGAAGACCCCTAATataggcggaggctctagtgtaggggatccctttcgggattgctttactggagtcgatgatacCTCTGATATCGGTGACGCTTCTATTcttttagaagaggcccaacgtctcttatctcgggtaagaatcagtttactgcacttcttttctttactctttttttttctttttctctaaatCTAACTTGTGTTTTCCTTTTTTATATAGGCCTTCGCCAAGTTTCGAGCTGACCTCAGCCAGTgtgaaaccgagctccaaaaggtctcggaggagaggaatgctttgaagcttctttgcggccaaaaagacgaaactataaaggaccttcaagcggatttggccaaggctcatgaggaagaggccgagctagataagcaggtgagcatcCTTTTGATAAAGTACGGACTCGACCCAACTGTGGAGGC
It includes:
- the LOC138894291 gene encoding uncharacterized protein; protein product: MVRPRKAVEVTKPSKPTAAAKIKPRVEEASKKKSGEDPELPEVETVSRPYATTPDGAGSKTPKIDQSVPSDLLGTMTACHLPSLLTFSDEALREARELKTPNIGGGSSVGDPFRDCFTGVDDTSDIGDASILLEEAQRLLSRAFAKFRADLSQCETELQKVSEERNALKLLCGQKDETIKDLQADLAKAHEEEAELDKQVSILLIKYGLDPTVEANTSLSQLQQKVERIELLRGEVDQVKADCDRWKENMDRLAAEKETTLAKLSSAEVQLWGIKEKSSAQAKRIEKLETGLAKAKAEIEKTKVMADKSISMYRANAEAAQIQLKEAYDREQLIIDSAKCQSRRKTLEKIHTRGFDLSKEIARAKVLEDEAKQLASFDDEDDDEEGSRGGSDEGPEGEVLPEKRSKSAVVRA